A region from the Carboxydocella sporoproducens DSM 16521 genome encodes:
- the pcrA gene encoding DNA helicase PcrA, which translates to MADLLANLNPVQREAVTHINGPLLILAGAGSGKTRVLTHRIAYLIRQGVKPWQILAITFTNKAAGEMKERVEQLVGEAISRDMWVSTFHSACLRILRREISYLGYDPNFVIYDTADQQTVLKECLRELNLDEKKYSPRLMAALISDAKNRLETPAQMRRRVYGDWLAETASRVYESYQQKLIRNQALDFDDLIMLTVQLFEEFPEILAYYQQKFLYILVDEYQDTNHAQYRLVNLLASAHRNLCVVGDDDQSIYRFRGADIGNILDFERDYPEAKVIKLEQNYRSTRTILAAANAVVANNVGRKDKSLWTENPAGEPIVCVQLGDEKEEARFIVGEILRLNKNGRPYSDFAVLYRTNAQSRAIEDELIGNAIPYTMVGGLKFYERKEIKDVLAYLRVLVNPADSVSLERIINVPKRNIGEATVNKIRQEAARRNLSLYQALMVVEEIPGLSARSQKAVRDFINLMEDLRRQVEIASVTEMLDAVLERTGYQAELEAEKTVEAQTRLENLREFRTVTMEFDARQEEEGLEGFLAGISLMSDLDTLESGEQVTLMTLHSAKGLEFPVVFLAGMEEGIFPHSRALLSLEEAELEEERRLCYVGITRAKEKLYLTHCWSRNLFGRISTNPPSRFLSEIPAHLLERGTGASRSGVDRLEAGAASTSAQGSTAAEQEWQLGDRVVHKKYGPGAIVGIKGQGEDTELSIAFPNLGIKVFIAKYAPIRKEQL; encoded by the coding sequence ATGGCTGATTTGCTGGCCAACCTCAATCCTGTGCAGCGGGAAGCTGTTACCCATATCAATGGCCCCTTGCTAATTCTGGCCGGGGCCGGCAGTGGCAAAACCCGGGTCTTAACCCATCGTATCGCTTATCTGATCAGGCAGGGAGTCAAGCCCTGGCAGATTTTAGCCATCACTTTTACCAACAAAGCGGCCGGTGAGATGAAGGAAAGAGTGGAACAGCTGGTAGGGGAAGCTATCAGCAGAGACATGTGGGTTTCCACTTTCCATTCCGCCTGTCTGCGCATCCTGCGGCGGGAAATCAGCTATCTGGGCTATGATCCCAATTTTGTTATCTACGATACGGCAGACCAGCAGACAGTGCTGAAGGAATGTCTGCGGGAACTGAATCTGGATGAGAAAAAATACTCCCCTCGCCTGATGGCTGCCCTGATCAGTGATGCCAAAAACCGCCTGGAAACCCCGGCCCAAATGCGGCGCCGGGTTTATGGTGACTGGCTGGCGGAAACGGCGTCCCGGGTCTATGAGAGCTATCAGCAAAAACTGATTCGTAACCAGGCCCTGGATTTTGATGACCTGATCATGCTGACTGTGCAGCTGTTTGAGGAGTTTCCGGAAATCCTGGCCTATTATCAGCAGAAATTCCTCTATATCCTGGTGGATGAATACCAGGATACCAACCATGCCCAGTACCGCCTGGTCAATTTGCTGGCTTCGGCCCATCGCAATTTGTGTGTGGTGGGGGATGATGATCAGAGTATTTACCGTTTTCGGGGAGCGGATATTGGCAATATTCTGGATTTTGAACGGGACTATCCTGAGGCGAAAGTAATCAAACTGGAGCAGAATTATCGTTCCACCAGAACTATTCTGGCTGCGGCCAATGCGGTGGTAGCCAATAATGTGGGTCGCAAGGATAAGTCCCTCTGGACGGAAAACCCGGCAGGTGAACCAATCGTCTGTGTGCAGCTGGGGGATGAAAAGGAGGAAGCCCGCTTTATCGTGGGAGAAATCCTGCGTTTAAATAAGAATGGCCGCCCTTACAGCGATTTTGCGGTTTTATACCGCACTAACGCCCAGTCCCGGGCCATTGAAGATGAGCTGATCGGCAATGCCATCCCGTACACAATGGTCGGAGGCCTCAAGTTCTATGAACGCAAGGAAATCAAAGATGTGCTGGCCTACCTGCGGGTACTGGTCAATCCGGCTGATAGTGTCAGTCTGGAGCGCATTATCAATGTGCCCAAACGCAATATCGGGGAAGCTACGGTGAACAAAATCCGCCAGGAAGCGGCCCGGCGCAATCTCAGCCTCTACCAGGCCTTAATGGTAGTGGAGGAAATTCCAGGACTTTCTGCCCGGTCCCAGAAGGCAGTGCGGGACTTCATTAATCTAATGGAGGATTTGCGTCGGCAGGTGGAGATCGCTTCGGTTACGGAAATGCTGGATGCAGTGCTGGAGCGCACCGGCTACCAGGCAGAACTGGAAGCGGAAAAAACGGTGGAGGCCCAGACCCGCCTGGAAAACCTGCGGGAATTCCGGACGGTAACCATGGAATTTGATGCCCGCCAGGAAGAAGAAGGCCTGGAAGGTTTTCTGGCCGGGATTTCCCTCATGAGTGACCTTGATACTTTGGAAAGTGGGGAGCAGGTGACTCTGATGACTCTCCATTCCGCTAAAGGTCTGGAGTTTCCCGTGGTCTTCCTGGCCGGAATGGAAGAGGGGATTTTTCCCCACTCCCGGGCCCTGCTCAGCCTGGAAGAAGCGGAACTGGAAGAAGAGCGTCGCCTTTGCTATGTGGGCATCACCCGGGCCAAAGAGAAGCTCTATCTGACCCATTGCTGGAGCCGCAACCTCTTTGGCCGTATCAGCACTAACCCCCCTTCCCGCTTCCTGAGTGAGATTCCCGCCCATTTGCTGGAACGGGGGACAGGGGCCAGCAGAAGCGGGGTAGACCGCCTGGAGGCGGGAGCTGCCTCCACATCAGCTCAAGGGTCGACAGCAGCTGAACAGGAATGGCAGCTGGGGGACCGGGTAGTGCATAAAAAATATGGACCGGGGGCTATTGTCGGCATTAAGGGCCAGGGAGAAGATACCGAGCTTTCTATTGCTTTTCCGAACCTGGGAATCAAGGTTTTTATAGCAAAATACGCACCAATCAGAAAGGAGCAGTTGTAG